The Misgurnus anguillicaudatus chromosome 15, ASM2758022v2, whole genome shotgun sequence genome has a window encoding:
- the prrg4 gene encoding transmembrane gamma-carboxyglutamic acid protein 4 has protein sequence MLMFVVLLWYFTSCGHCACITNTLPSEADHNKVFVVDQEANTFLGRHLLFNRFDFEIFTPGNLERECYEEICNYEEAREVFENVPDTNNFWKTYTADKGEQQSKVDVTALLVGIISAGVFIVIVGLLIWYFCHGRNKEHVFRGSIRRRSTRSNASVIIRRLEEVSLHPIPHTLPDDHIDPHGLPSYEQAIAITGPHDAPPPPYPGYLY, from the exons ATGCTCATGTTTGTTGTCCTGCTGTGGTACTTCACTTCATGTGGACACTGTGCGTGTATAACAAACACCCTGCCATCAGAAGCTGATCACAATAAAG TGTTTGTTGTGGACCAGGAGGCCAACACATTTTTAGGACGCCACCTGTTGTTCAACCGCTTCGATTTCGAGATCTTCACTCCAGGTAATTTGGAAAGGGAATGTTACGAAGAGATCTGCAACTATGAGGAGGCTCGGGAAGTCTTTGAGAATGTCCCAGATACA AATAACTTTTGGAAGACATATACAGCGG ATAAAGGCGAACAACAATCAAAAGTTGATGTAACAGCATTGCTGGTGGGCATCATCTCAGCTGGAGTCTTTATTGTTATAGTGGGTCTCCTTATCTGGTACTTCTGCCATGGGAGAAATAAAGAGCATGTCTTTAGAGG CTCCATTAGACGTCGATCCACCAGAAGCAATGCCTCCGTGATAATCCGGAGGCTAGAGGAGGTCTCCCTACATCCTATTCCACATACACTCCCAGATGACCATATAGATCCTCACGGTTTACCTTCTTATGAACAGGCCATAGCCATCACTGGACCACATGATGCCCCACCTCCACCATATCCTGggtatttatattaa